One window of Trichomycterus rosablanca isolate fTriRos1 chromosome 2, fTriRos1.hap1, whole genome shotgun sequence genomic DNA carries:
- the LOC134302876 gene encoding zinc finger protein 271-like yields MSFKSMRISHAGSFSGTSDPIKKDVCSECGKSFKFKSELKKHQRIHNGEKTYQCSQCGKSFTTPSTLKRHQRVHTGEKPYNCSQCGNSFTALAYLKVHRRIHTGEKPYSCSQCEKSFTTQGHLTLHQRVHSGEKPYQCSQCGKGFIELTALKIHQRIHTGEKPYQCSQCEKAFSRLSHFARHQRIHTGAKPYYCSQCEKCFSRQSHLEIHQRIHTGEKPYQCSQCEKSFSRQSHLKQHQRIHTGEKPYQCSQCEKSFTTEGYLKIHQRIHTGEKPYQCSQCEKSFITDSYLKIHQRIHTGEKPYQCSQCEKSFITESYLKIHQRIHTGKRPHQCAQCEKSFDKPSRLKNHQRIHIKAKPHQCLECEKSFDRPSGLERHQRIHSRGKPYQCSQCKKSFNRPSHLKRHQRIHTRAKPYQCSQCEKSFDKQICLDRHQRIHTEDKAHQ; encoded by the exons ATGTCCTTCAAATCCATGAGAATAAGCCACGCAGGCTCATTTTCAGGTACAAGTGATCCTATCAAAAAAG acgtctgctcagagtgtgggaagagctttaagtTCAAGAGTgaactcaaaaaacaccagcgcattcacaatgGAGAAAAaacgtatcagtgctcacaatgtgggaaaAGTTTTACAACACCGAGTacacttaaaagacaccagcgcgttcatactggagaaaaaccttataactgctcacagtgtgggaacagTTTTACAGCACTGGCATATCTGAAAGtacaccggcgcattcacactggagaaaaaccttattcctgctcacagtgtgagaagagttttactacacagGGTCATCTGACAttacaccagcgcgttcactctggagaaaaaccatatcagtgctcacagtgtgggaagggtTTTATTGAACTGACTgcactcaaaatacaccagcgcattcacactggagagaaaccttaccaatgctcacagtgtgaaaaagCTTTTAGTCGACTAAGTCATTTTgcaagacaccagcgcattcacactggagcaaaaccatattactgctcacagtgtgaaaaatgTTTTAGTCGACAGAGTCATCTCGAaatacatcagcgcattcacactggagagaaaccatatcagtgctcacagtgtgaaaaaagTTTTAGTCGACAGAGTCATCTTAAAcaacatcagcgcattcacactggagagaaaccatatcagtgctcacagtgtgagaagagttttactacagaAGGTTATCTGAAaatacatcagcgcattcacactggagagaaaccatatcagtgctcacagtgtgagaagagttttataACAGACAGTTAtctgaaaatacaccagcgcattcacactggagagaaaccgtatcagtgctcacagtgtgaaaagagtttcaTAACAGAAAGTTAtctgaaaatacaccagcgcattcacactggtaAAAGACCTCATCAGTGcgcacagtgtgaaaagagttttgatAAACCAAGTCGCCTCAAaaatcaccagcgcattcacattaaAGCAAAACCACATCAGTGCTtagagtgtgaaaagagttttgatCGACCAAGTGGCCTagaaagacaccagcgcattcacagtagaggaaaaccgtatcagtgctcacagtgtaaaaagagttttaatcgaccAAGTCacctcaaaagacaccagcgcattcacactagagcaaaaccgtatcagtgctcacagtgtgaaaagagttttgatAAACAAATTTGCCTCGacagacaccagcgcattcacactgaggaCAAAGCGCATCAGTGA